In Alteracholeplasma palmae J233, a single genomic region encodes these proteins:
- a CDS encoding NYN domain-containing protein, producing the protein MKERDYKIALLIDADNISASYLDIIMNEANKHGKITYTRIYGDWSEERLKAWKEHANKYSLTYVQQYANLSNKGNVSDFTLVIDAMDILYSNKADAFCIVSSDSDFTKLVIRLKEDNMYVIGMGESKTPEVLVNSFERFYYLDKISGEQQKTNKNNNGHSQITDKETIINSLKEIIKENEEENGWAYWSLVADQLRKKYPGFDPINYGERMKALTFFKRIELFEVSNKEKVAYIRIRPKNKK; encoded by the coding sequence ATGAAAGAACGAGATTATAAAATTGCTTTATTAATAGATGCTGATAATATTTCAGCAAGCTATCTTGATATTATTATGAATGAAGCAAACAAACATGGGAAAATAACTTATACAAGAATTTATGGAGACTGGTCAGAAGAAAGATTAAAAGCATGGAAAGAACATGCTAATAAATATAGTTTAACCTATGTTCAACAATATGCTAATCTTTCTAATAAAGGTAATGTGTCAGATTTTACTTTAGTAATAGATGCTATGGATATTTTATATAGCAATAAAGCAGATGCTTTTTGTATTGTATCTTCTGATTCAGACTTTACGAAACTTGTCATTAGATTAAAAGAAGACAACATGTATGTAATTGGAATGGGAGAATCTAAAACCCCTGAGGTTTTAGTTAACTCATTTGAAAGATTTTATTATCTTGACAAGATTTCTGGTGAACAACAAAAAACTAACAAAAATAACAATGGACATTCTCAAATAACAGACAAAGAAACAATCATTAATTCTTTAAAAGAAATTATTAAAGAAAATGAAGAAGAAAATGGTTGGGCTTATTGGAGCTTAGTAGCAGATCAACTACGAAAAAAATACCCAGGGTTTGATCCTATTAACTATGGAGAAAGAATGAAGGCTCTAACTTTCTTTAAAAGAATAGAGTTATTTGAAGTAAGTAACAAAGAAAAAGTTGCATATATTAGAATTAGACCTAAAAATAAAAAATAA
- a CDS encoding Wzz/FepE/Etk N-terminal domain-containing protein yields MENNETQEISLLEIWNRLWKNKYLIIILTLAITIIGVGTLYFLNKDTGVATSSLEFKFLNIEQAQYPDKTPFNFRDIISKESLEKAKYSDDEFKDLDVDALSKDERTSIARNEVLNKQNEVIQVLYEIKLPVKYFKNNKELVKDYIIALSNQVIKRASDANNSLKVVNNLDSQIIENADYLDMIDLIKSQYSVLTNNYASFEAKFGDVVMNGSNIAELQAELINWYTITVKIDDLKTRLIDGRYSKDPEYKKTELKRVNFEIAQLQAERKLLSEMVKESGLTESEAIGREIVELKNAIVYLEMLKEYYNDEDKPAVAGQTDFDREITSYIEQLEKYTLEYDQFNKSVLDINTSVYYTMGTKILTVKKQYNMVLMSIVVLFLGGAVSVGAALVKEAVLNKKEN; encoded by the coding sequence ATGGAAAATAACGAAACACAAGAAATAAGTCTATTAGAAATATGGAATAGACTATGGAAAAATAAATATTTAATTATTATCTTAACATTAGCAATCACTATTATTGGCGTTGGAACACTGTATTTTTTAAATAAAGATACCGGAGTAGCAACTTCATCACTAGAATTCAAATTTTTAAATATTGAACAAGCACAGTATCCTGATAAAACACCATTTAATTTTAGAGATATCATCAGTAAAGAAAGTTTAGAGAAAGCTAAATATTCAGATGATGAATTTAAAGATTTAGATGTAGATGCATTATCAAAAGATGAACGTACTAGTATCGCTAGAAATGAAGTTCTAAACAAACAAAATGAAGTTATACAAGTTCTTTATGAAATTAAATTACCTGTTAAGTATTTTAAAAATAACAAAGAATTAGTAAAAGATTATATTATTGCTTTAAGCAACCAAGTTATTAAAAGAGCATCAGATGCTAATAATAGTTTAAAAGTAGTTAACAACTTAGACTCACAAATTATTGAAAATGCAGATTATCTCGATATGATTGATTTGATTAAAAGTCAATATAGTGTTCTAACTAATAATTACGCAAGTTTCGAGGCAAAATTTGGAGATGTTGTGATGAATGGTTCAAACATAGCGGAATTACAAGCAGAATTAATAAATTGGTATACAATAACAGTTAAAATTGATGATTTAAAAACAAGATTAATTGATGGAAGATATAGCAAGGATCCAGAATATAAAAAAACTGAATTGAAAAGAGTTAATTTTGAAATTGCACAACTCCAAGCTGAAAGAAAACTATTATCTGAAATGGTTAAAGAGTCTGGTTTGACAGAATCAGAAGCAATAGGAAGAGAAATAGTAGAACTTAAAAATGCTATTGTTTATTTAGAAATGTTAAAAGAATATTATAACGATGAAGATAAACCAGCTGTAGCAGGTCAAACGGACTTTGATAGAGAAATTACATCTTATATTGAACAATTAGAAAAATACACACTTGAGTATGATCAATTCAACAAATCTGTTCTTGATATTAATACAAGTGTTTATTATACAATGGGTACTAAGATACTTACAGTTAAGAAACAATACAATATGGTATTAATGTCAATTGTTGTTCTTTTCCTAGGTGGTGCAGTGAGTGTTGGGGCTGCTTTAGTTAAAGAAGCTGTATTAAATAAAAAAGAAAACTAA